In Pelomicrobium methylotrophicum, the DNA window ATTTGGAATGAAAGCGACCCCAGGGCCGTTGCCGGCAGGCCAAGGCCGCAGCGTTGGAATCTCCTAGGGTACCGCGCTCATCAACGGGCGAAAACCCTGTCCTTGCCAGGTGTGCCTCACCGCCAGGAGATGGGGGGAAGATCTGAAGCGGTTCAGGTGCCGGCAGGTGCCAGCCGCCGCCGAAGCCAGGCACTCAAGGCATCGGCGCCGAGGACGAGCAGGAGCATCGTGCCGATGAGGGTGAGCGCTTGGTTCTGCTGGAACAGGCTTAAGGACACGTAGAGCATCTGTCCGAGGCCACCCGCCCCGACAAAGCCCAGGACGGTCGCCATGCGGATATTGATTTCCCAGCGGTAAAGGCCATAAGCGATGAACTGGGGCAGCGCGCCGGGCAGGGTCCCATACAGGAACGCGATGACCGCCGGCGCGCCGCTGTCGCGCAAGGCCCTTGCGGGCTCGGGCGGCGCATTCTCCAGCGTCTCGGCGAACAGCCGGCCCAACACGCCGCTCGTATGCAAGGCGAGGGCCAGCGTCCCGGCAAACGGCCCCAGCCCCGCGGCCAGGACCATCAATGCCGCCCAGACCAGCTCCGGTACCGAGCGCAGGAAATTAAGCACTGCCCGGAACGCAAGCCGTGGTGCCCACCCGAATCGGCCGGAGGCCGGCAACGCCAATGCAAGGCCGCCGGCGGCGGCAAGCAGCGTCCCCACGGCGGAAATGGCCAGGGTTTCCAGGGCGCCCCGGGCTGCCTGTTGGAGCAGCGGGGCCGACAGGTCCGGGGGGAAGAATCCGCGGGCGTAGTCGAGCATCTGTCGCGCCGCTTCTGCGGAGAAGAGGGCCTGGAAGTTGAGGGACAGGGCGCGGAAGGACAGGACCACCGCGGCTGCCAGACCGATCACCGCAGCCCAGCGCTCAACCCTCATGCCACCGCTCTCCGGAGAATCACGCTGAGACCGTCGGCGAGGAACACCAGCAGAAGGAAGGTGATGAGGAGGGTGCATACTTCGCCTCCCTCAAGCATGCGGATCGACAGCTCCATCTGTTGACCCAACCCTCCGGCACCGACGAACCCCATGATGACGGAGGCTCGCACCGCGCATTCCCAGCGATAAACGCTGTAGGAGACGACTTCGGGCGCCGCCCCGGGCAGCACCCCGTAGAAAAAAGCGCTCAGGCGCCCACTGCCCGCCTCCAGCAGCGCGCGTGCGAACCGGGTATCGCTGGAGTCGAAGATTTCGGCGTAGATCTTGCCGAGCATGCCGCCGTAGCTGATGGCGATGGCGAGCACTGACGCGGCAGGGCCCAGGCCCACTGCCCGCACGAAGAGCAGCGCCCACACGATCTCCGGCACGCCCCGCAGCAGCGCCAGCCCCAGGCGCAGCCCGGCCCGCACGACCCAGCCAAGCCCTCGCCCGGGGCCCGGGCCGATACGGGAAATGGAGAGGCTGCGGGTTGCGCCCAGCGCCAGCGGGAAAGCGATCGCCATCGCCAGGGCGGTACCGGCCGTCGCCATCGCCAGGGTTTCCACTGTGGCCTGCAGCGTCAAGCGCAAAAACTCGGCGTTCAGGGCGGGCGGGAAAAAGGCCGCGAGGAACCGGCCCATGGTTTCGCGGTTCTGGGGATCGAACAGTTCCCGCAGGTCAAACTCGGTCCAGCGCAGGCCGGGGACCAGCAGGATCAGCACCGCCAGGGTGACAGTCAGGCGCGGAAGGGCGGCGGGATCGCGGTCCGCGGGATTCAGGAACATAGAGGCCGGCGGGCGATGCCGCGGACCGGCGTGGCCAGCGGCCGCCCATCCTGGGTGGGCGGCGTAGCGGCTTCGCCGGCGTAGAGCGCTTGCAGCAGGCCATCGGTGACGCGCACGGGCGGCAGGTCGAACAGGACAGCCCCGTCTTTGAGGCCCACCACGCGCGGGAACCAGCGCAGCGCCAGGTCGACCGCGTGCAGGCTGGCGACCAGGGTGACGCCTCGAGCCTGGGCGTCCCGATGCAGCTCCCCGATGGTGCGGTCGGCCAGCCTCGGGTCCAGGGATGAAACTGGCTCGTCGGCGAGCACCAGCTCCGGTTGCTGGTAGAGCACCCGAGCGACCGCCACGCGCTGGAGCTGCCCGCCGGAGAGGCGATCACAGCGATCGAAGAGGTGCTCCTCCAGGTCAAGCCGCGCGAGCGCCGCGCGGGCCCCCGGAATGTCCACGGGATAAGCCAGCGAAGCCAAGGCTTTCCACCACGGCCAACGGCCCAGGCGACCGGCGAGCACCGCCGTCACGGCCCGCTGCCGTGGGGGAATGGGCGGCGACTGGTGGACCATGCCAATGCGGCTGCGCAGCCTTCGCAGCCCACGGCGTCCCAGGCGCCACGGGTCGACGCCGAGGACCTCCAGGCGTCCTCGCGTGGGTTTCAGGCCCGTGGCCAGGACCCGCAGCAGGGTGGTTTTACCGGCCCCGGACGGGCCGATCACCGCCACCCGCTCGCCTCGCTGGATGACGAGGCTGATGCCCTGCAGTGCCGCCCGGCCGCCCGGGTGGTGGAACTCGAGCTCGTCGAGGCGCAGCGTCACTTGATCAAACCGGCGGCCCGGGCGGCGGCCTCGATTCCCTTGTAATTGTCGGCCTTGGTCGGCACGTAGCGGCTGGCGCGCTGGAGCTCCAGGATCTGCCTGTGCTCGGGATGGGCCGGATCGAGCGCGAGAAAGGCGTCGGTGAGCTTCTTCACCAGCGCCGGATCCAGGTCGCCGCGCACCGTCCAGTTGTAGTCGTAATACGGGGGTGTGGTGTAAAACACCTTGACCCTGGCCGGGTCCACCTTGCCCGACTGGACGAGCTTTTCCCACACCGACGCGTTGAGGGCGCCCGCCTCGGCGCGCCCGGAGGCGACCCAGGCGGCGGTGGCGTCGTGGGCCCCCGAGAAGGCGATGCGTTTGAAGTCGCGCTCCGGGTGGATGCCGTTCTGCATCAGGAAGTACCGCGGCATGAGATGCCCCGAGGTGGAAGAAGGCGAGCCGAACACAAACGTGCGCCCCTTCAAATCCGCCAACCCACGGATGCCGCTGTCCGCCGCCGTCACGAACTTGCTGGTGAAAGCCTGGTCCTCCTGCCGCTGGACGATGGGAATCGCGTTGCCGGTGCGCGCCCGCGCCTGCACGAAGGTGAAGCCGCCGAGCCAGGCGAGATCGACGCGTCCTGCCGCGAGCGCCTCCACTGCGGCGGCATAGTCCGTGACCGGCACGAAGCTCACCTTCATGCCCAGCGTCCGCTCCAGATACTGTCCCAGCGGCTGGAACTTGCGCAGGAGCTCGGTGGGTGCCTCGTCGGGAATGGCGCTCACCCGCAAAGTCGTTTGCGCTGAGGCCATGGCAGAGAGGCCTGTCAGCAAGAGGGCCAGCAGAAGACGACGCACACGAATCTCTCCAGGGGTTGCTTCGCGACAGGCGGGCACGGGCCCGGCCACGCTACCATCCCGCGGGCGCCGGTTCAACCCTGTGGACGTCGTGGGGTTGGTCCAGGCGCTTCAGTCAAGGGTGTGGCTGCGGTCGCCGCAGGCGAAACCCAGCAGCGGCGCCGACACCCCGCGCCCCACGGCGAGCACCTTGAAGAGTTCGCCCATTTCGGCGGGGGAGACGAGCTTCTGGGCTTCAGCCGCGAGGGGGAGGTAGCGGGCCGCGTCCTGCGCTGGGACCGCCGCCAGCAGGTCGGTCAGGCCGCAGTTGACCAGGAACCAGGCTTGGCTGGCGAAGCCCAGCACCTCCAGACCCGCTTCCCGCGCGGCGCGCGCGGCGGCGGTGTAGTCCACGTGGGCGGTGATGTCCTGTAGCCCTGGCCAGAGGAACGGGTCATCGTGCACCCGGTGCCGGTAGTGGCATACGAGGGTGCCCGTGGCCCGCTGGGGGTGGTAGTACTCGGCCGCGGGAAAGCCGTAATCGATGAAAAGGAGGACACCCTGCTCGAGCGTCGTGCCCAAGGTGCGCACGAGCGCGGGCGCGGCGAGGGAGATTTCGCTCACGTAGCCGTCCGGCACGGGGATCGCGCTGGCGGCGCGGCGAAGCGCCGGATGGGCCAGCGCTCGCTCGCGCCAGACGAAAGCATCGCCCTCCACGGCCACGCCCCGCTCGAACAATCTTTGCCCGCGCCAGGCCACCACGTGCACCGGCAGCGCGTCCAGCACTTCGTTTCCGATCACCACGCCGCGGAACCGGGGGGGCAGTGCCTCGAGCCACCGCAGCCGGGCGCGCAGGGGGGCCGAAAGCCGCGCGAGGACGGTCTCTTGGCGCCTGCGCAGGTCCGGGCTCACCTCCAGGATCAGGTACGCTTCGGGCAGCCGGCCCAGCGCCTCCAGCTCGGTGAGGAGGTCTTGCGCCAGGCGGCCGCTGCCCGCCCCCAGCTCGAGCACCGCGCCGCCGCAGCGCTCCAGGATTTGCGCCACTTGCCGCGCCAAGGTACGGCCAAACAAGGAAGAGATCTCCGGTGCGGTGACGAAGTCTCCCTCCCGCCCCAGTTTGACGCTGCCGGCGGCATAGTAGCCCAAGCCCGGCGCGTACAGCGCGAGCTCCATGTAGCGGGCAAAGGAAATCCAGCCGCCGGCCCGGGCGATCTCGTCACGGATGTGTCTCGCAACGCGCCGGCTGTGGGCGCAAGCTGCGTCGTCCGGTGTCGGGAGCTCGCTCATCGCGGTCGATGGACCTGTACGTTCCAGACGGAAGGGATGCGGGAGGCTCCTCTTCTGCGCTGCTTCCTGCACCCCTTTTCGCAGGGAAAAGGGCGGCCGGGCAGGCTCAATCGTCGTGGCCCCGTGAGGTCATCGTTCGAGGGTTCGAGGCAGAGAACGGAAGCATGTTAAAGTGGAAGCTTCAACTCATCGTGGCGCAAGTGTAGTGGAGGCCGTGCTCTCGGGCCAAGTGGCCCTGGTGACAGGGGGGGCCAAGCGGGTGGGTGCCGCCATCTGCCGCGCCCTCCATGGGGCGGGCGCCCAGGTCATGATTCACCACCGGGCATCCCGCGCGGAGGCTCAAGCGCTCGCCGCTGAGCTCGACCGGCAGCGGCCCGGTTCTGCCGACAGCGTGCAGGGGAACCTGTTGCAGGCCGAAACGCCGGCTCGCCTGATGGAGGCTGTGCTCGCCCGCTTCGGACGTCTCGATATCCTGGTGAACAATGCCTCCAGCTTTTTTCCCA includes these proteins:
- the phnE gene encoding phosphonate ABC transporter, permease protein PhnE: MRVERWAAVIGLAAAVVLSFRALSLNFQALFSAEAARQMLDYARGFFPPDLSAPLLQQAARGALETLAISAVGTLLAAAGGLALALPASGRFGWAPRLAFRAVLNFLRSVPELVWAALMVLAAGLGPFAGTLALALHTSGVLGRLFAETLENAPPEPARALRDSGAPAVIAFLYGTLPGALPQFIAYGLYRWEINIRMATVLGFVGAGGLGQMLYVSLSLFQQNQALTLIGTMLLLVLGADALSAWLRRRLAPAGT
- a CDS encoding putative selenate ABC transporter substrate-binding protein; protein product: MASAQTTLRVSAIPDEAPTELLRKFQPLGQYLERTLGMKVSFVPVTDYAAAVEALAAGRVDLAWLGGFTFVQARARTGNAIPIVQRQEDQAFTSKFVTAADSGIRGLADLKGRTFVFGSPSSTSGHLMPRYFLMQNGIHPERDFKRIAFSGAHDATAAWVASGRAEAGALNASVWEKLVQSGKVDPARVKVFYTTPPYYDYNWTVRGDLDPALVKKLTDAFLALDPAHPEHRQILELQRASRYVPTKADNYKGIEAAARAAGLIK
- a CDS encoding phosphonate ABC transporter ATP-binding protein, with translation MTLRLDELEFHHPGGRAALQGISLVIQRGERVAVIGPSGAGKTTLLRVLATGLKPTRGRLEVLGVDPWRLGRRGLRRLRSRIGMVHQSPPIPPRQRAVTAVLAGRLGRWPWWKALASLAYPVDIPGARAALARLDLEEHLFDRCDRLSGGQLQRVAVARVLYQQPELVLADEPVSSLDPRLADRTIGELHRDAQARGVTLVASLHAVDLALRWFPRVVGLKDGAVLFDLPPVRVTDGLLQALYAGEAATPPTQDGRPLATPVRGIARRPLCS
- a CDS encoding class I SAM-dependent methyltransferase; this encodes MSELPTPDDAACAHSRRVARHIRDEIARAGGWISFARYMELALYAPGLGYYAAGSVKLGREGDFVTAPEISSLFGRTLARQVAQILERCGGAVLELGAGSGRLAQDLLTELEALGRLPEAYLILEVSPDLRRRQETVLARLSAPLRARLRWLEALPPRFRGVVIGNEVLDALPVHVVAWRGQRLFERGVAVEGDAFVWRERALAHPALRRAASAIPVPDGYVSEISLAAPALVRTLGTTLEQGVLLFIDYGFPAAEYYHPQRATGTLVCHYRHRVHDDPFLWPGLQDITAHVDYTAAARAAREAGLEVLGFASQAWFLVNCGLTDLLAAVPAQDAARYLPLAAEAQKLVSPAEMGELFKVLAVGRGVSAPLLGFACGDRSHTLD
- a CDS encoding PhnE/PtxC family ABC transporter permease — translated: MFLNPADRDPAALPRLTVTLAVLILLVPGLRWTEFDLRELFDPQNRETMGRFLAAFFPPALNAEFLRLTLQATVETLAMATAGTALAMAIAFPLALGATRSLSISRIGPGPGRGLGWVVRAGLRLGLALLRGVPEIVWALLFVRAVGLGPAASVLAIAISYGGMLGKIYAEIFDSSDTRFARALLEAGSGRLSAFFYGVLPGAAPEVVSYSVYRWECAVRASVIMGFVGAGGLGQQMELSIRMLEGGEVCTLLITFLLLVFLADGLSVILRRAVA